Proteins found in one Salvia splendens isolate huo1 chromosome 10, SspV2, whole genome shotgun sequence genomic segment:
- the LOC121752371 gene encoding plastidial pyruvate kinase 2-like has protein sequence MAQAAAAGLTHGAVAANPASGSQKIRVDKLRPARGFEAKVLGPTEKKKGHRGVTAVRSELQVIPAEEQNQYVQVIPQPGGTSAAIWSKPTVGRKTKIVCTIGPSTNTREMIWKLAEAGMNVARLNMSHGDHASHQKVIDLVKEYNAQSKDNVIAIMLDTKGPEVRSGDLPQPIPLKPGQEFTFTIRRGVGTADCVSVNYDDFVNDVEAGDMLLVDGGMMSFLVKSKTKDSVKCEVVDGGELMSRRHLNVRGKSATLPSITEKDWDDIKFGVDNEIDFYAVSFVKDAAVVHELKNYLKDAGADIHVIVKIESADSIPNLHSIITASDGAMVARGDLGAELPIEEVPLLQEEIIGLCRSMGKTVIVATNMLESMIVHPTPTRAEVSDIAIAVKEGADAIMLSGETAHGKFPLKAVNVMHTVSLRMEATITAPPTPANLGQAFKNHMSEMFAYHATKVSNNLGTSIVVFTRTGFMAILLSHYRPRSTIFAFTNEKKIQQRLALYQGVCPIHMEFSADAEETFNNALTLLQKQGLAKEGEHVAVVQSGKQPIWRSESTHNIQLRKI, from the exons ATGGCacaggcggcggcggcggggtTGACTCATGGCGCTGTTGCGGCTAATCCGGCCTCTGGATCACAGAAGATCCGTGTTGACAAGCTGAGGCCAGCTCGTGGCTTTGAAGCCAAGGTTTTGGGACCAACTGAGAAGAAGAAGGGTCACCGCGGAGTCACCGCCGTGCGCTCTGAACTGCAAGTGATTCCG GCAGAAGAGCAGAATCAATATGTACAAGTGATTCCGCAACCTGGAGgaacatcagcggctatatggTCTAAGCCTACTGTCGGCCGGAAGACAAAGATTGTTTGCACGATCGGTCCCTCCACTAACACCAGGGAAATGATATGGAAACTCGCAGAGGCTGGAATGAATGTTGCCCGCCTCAATATGTCCCATGGAGACCATGCATCTCACCAGAAAGTCATTGATTTGGTCAAGGAATATAATGCTCAATCCAAAGACAATGTCATTGCCATCATGCTTGATACCAAG GGTCCTGAGGTTAGGAGTGGTGATCTACCTCAACCTATTCCACTTAAACCTGGTCAGGAATTTACTTTCACAATTCGAAGAGGAGTTGGCACGGCAGATTGTGTCAGTGTGAACTATGATGATTTTGTTAATGATGTCGAAGCAGGGGACATGCTTCTTGTTGATG GTGGTATGATGTCATTCTTGGTGAAATCAAAGACTAAAGATTCAGTGAAGTGTGAAGTTGTTGATGGTGGAGAGCTTATGTCCCGAAGGCATCTCAATGTTCGAGGAAAAAGTGCAACACTGCCGTCAATTACTG AAAAGGATTGGGATGATATCAAATTTGGAGTGGACAACGAAATCGACTTCTATGCTGTTTCCTTTGTCAAGGATGCAGCTGTGGTCCATGAACTGAAGAATTATCTTAAAG ATGCTGGCGCAGATATCCATGTCATTGTAAAAATTGAAAGTGCAGATTCAATACCAAATTTGCATTCAATTATAACAGCATCTGATGGG gCTATGGTTGCCAGGGGAGATCTTGGTGCAGAGTTGCCGATTGAAGAGGTCCCTTTATTGCAG GAAGAAATTATTGGATTATGCCGTAGTATGGGCAAGACGGTCATAGTGGCAACAAATATGCTGGAAAGCATGATTGTGCATCCCACTCCTACCCGAGCAGAGGTATCAGACATTGCTATAGCAGTTAAAGAAGGGGCTGATGCGATTATGCTCTCTGGAGAAACTGCTCATGGGAA GTTCCCACTGAAGGCAGTTAACGTCATGCACACAGTGTCATTGCGGATGGAAGCTACGATAACTGCACCACCAACTCCAGCAAATCTGGGCCAAGCCTTCAAG AACCATATGAGCGAAATGTTTGCATACCATGCAACAAAGGTGTCCAATAACCTTGGAACTTCAATTGTTGTCTTCACTAGAACTGGCTTCATGGCTATTCTACTGAGCCATTATAGACCGCGCAGCACAATCTTCGCTTTCACAAATGA GAAGAAGATACAACAGCGATTAGCTCTATACCAAGGCGTTTGCCCCATACACATGGAGTTTTCTGCAGATGCTGAAGAGACTTTTAACAACGCTTTGACTTTGTTACAG AAGCAAGGACTAGCGAAAGAAGGTGAGCATGTCGCAGTTGTTCAAAGCGGTAAACAACCCATTTGGCGCTCGGAATCCACGCATAATATTCAACTAAGGAAAATATAG
- the LOC121750757 gene encoding WD repeat-containing protein 91-like, with protein MEQLQFADGLVKEFLLYRGFTSTLQAFEKDLATDVGEGFQVDDIMNLIFGVYVPQYEAAKLIDLLIFFNTYTNSDQKCIDIVAKLQQSVLRYYVVYCLKHEKRDAVLELFEYYGKGLARTDPSWCNWFSLPYLPNPLLDSRFNVFFSDVWFQTLYISLRTFLRKILTGTRTPALLEIVSERDTVKQLQQEIQQLSLKLSQAQTSLKAKEAQSSSGSNDPAVDSRSNDDSQSCKEVSVTGSDSDQINEEDFPQVKTKFQYTFEGHTSPISCSRFSASGDNVASASVDGTVSIWTFDSSAPTSRNATIHCGAEIMSLEWDCRSNNLLLMGTSDGCIKAWNADAKRLVCDLNSSEAYPSILDLKCSPVEPILVSAAASGRQVSGSSESSDSLGFASLTVWNLKSWKAVTVLPLGKDPPAITSLSFNGNGKLLAAAGTGGSIHMFDMSSCKQLVGWTAHDCAITSILFGPNESSIFSLGTDGNICEWSLKNLGKVISSRNCSRFCNLENSSQWRHEMAFDAERSRLLVTSGLETAPIYRLHGQSSMGTLRHKGSITTVDWHPRLPILLTGSSDHSVMVTSISLK; from the exons ATGGAGCAACTGCAATTCGCGGATGGATTAGTGAAAGAATTCCTCTTGTACAGAGGATTCACCAGCACGCTGCAAGCTTTCGAGAAAGACTTAGCAACTGATGTTGGCGAAGGATTTCAAGTCGACGACATTATGAACCTAATTTTCGGCGTCTACGTCCCCCAATATGAGGCTGCCAAGTTGATCGATCTGCTAATCTTTTTCAACACTTACACAAATTCGGATCAGAAATGCATTGATATTGTTGCGAAATTGCAGCAGTCAGTCTTGCGTTATTACGTTGTTTATTGCTTGAAACATGAGAAGAGAGACGCAGTGCTGGAGCTGTTCGAATATTATGGGAAAGGTCTCGCGCGGACTGATCCGAGTTGGTGTAATTGGTTCT CGCTTCCGTATTTGCCGAATCCGCTTTTGGATTCACGGTTTAACGTCTTCTTTTCGGATGTGTGGTTCCAAACGTTGTACATTTCTCTTAGGACTTTCTTGAGGAAGATTCTCACTGGAACTC GTACCCCTGCCTTATTGGAGATAGTTTCTGAAAGGGACACTGTGAAGCAGCTGCAACAAGAGATACAGCAGCTTTCTCTCAAGTTATCTCAAGCTCAGACTTCGTTGAAGGCAAAGGAGGCACAATCCAGT TCTGGTTCGAACGATCCTGCTGTTGATAGTAGAAGTAATGATGATAGCCAAAGCTGTAAAGAAGTCTCTGTTACAG GCAGTGATTCTGATCAGATTAATGAAGAAGATTTTCCTCAAGTGAAAACAAAGTTTCAG TATACGTTCGAGGGCCACACAAGTCCAATCAGTTGTAGCCGCTTTTCTGCTTCTGGTGACAATGTAGCGAGTGCTTCTGTGGATGGCACAGTCAG TATATGGACCTTTGATTCATCAGCACCGACATCAAGAAATGCAACCATCCACTGTGGAGCTGAGATCATGTCTCTTGAGTGGGATTGCAGGTCCAATAATTTG CTACTCATGGGCACTTCTGATGGATGCATAAAAGCATGGAATGCAGATGCTAAGCGACTTGTTTGTGATCTAAATTCTTCAGAAGCATATCCGAG TATTTTGGACCTGAAATGCAGTCCCGTGGAGCCTATTTTGGTTTCTGCAGCAGCATCTGGGAG GCAAGTTTCTGGTAGTTCTGAATCTTCTGATAGCTTGGGTTTTGCCTCATTGACTGTATGGAACTTGAAGTCTTGGAAAGCTGTG ACTGTCCTTCCTCTAGGAAAAGATCCACCAGCAATAACCTCTTTGAGCTTCAATGGCAATGGAAAGCTTTTAGCAGCAGCTGGAACAGGTGGATCGATTCATATGTTTG ATATGTCTTCTTGCAAACAACTTGTTGGATGGACTGCACATGATTGTGCGATTACGTCAATTCTTTTTGGGCCCAATGAGTCCAGTATCTTTAGCTTGGGAACTGACGGAAAT ATATGTGAGTGGAGCTTGAAGAATCTAGGCAAAGTAATTTCGTCAAGAAATTGCAGCAG GTTTTGCAACCTCGAAAATTCTTCTCAATGGAGACATGAAATGGCTTTCGATGCAGAGAGGAGTAGACTTCTAGTGACTTCTGGTTTAGAAACAGCACCAATATACCGG CTTCATGGTCAAAGTAGCATGGGAACTCTTCGTCATAAGGGATCGATCACAACAGTAGATTGGCATCCACGCTTGCCCATCCTCTTGACAGGGTCATCTGATCATTCTGTGATGGTCACATCAATATCATTAAAGTGA
- the LOC121751461 gene encoding protein timeless homolog isoform X2, with translation MDGLSTICAGLGIVEEDDNGKRIGYNKGEYCLDNLKDLLRFLRRDDPEKRDVFKQICKWNTVGKDLIPIIEYFHEDRNLVLNAVKVLVFLTMPIEPTSVDISQQIEYLWGLKSSITFSNIVPVIVSLLENPLENLESESFTEDDWKLVQLVLTLFRNVLAIQDISTQQNAEGSATRFLFIRDKFLELLFQENVMDLILVLSQHTGGSQGYLRQDNLLLLETYYHIFKGQNPELIAKAYLKSYEVEDDSENLVSSLQSFMTEEQEKRRLTRFHNLSCYSKFTGTYTRVTLDGSKALLKGNPSPSDDALLKGPKVIRGPSKREKWEHRELPSTKNKTLQLLDGFISQFLMGGYNVLMQSIREDIDKEHLEIQSTDVIMFFKVAEFVTSFQYHKCVASKPSIDANNEETANSLDDDALFKGSICGPIAETLTESMFLLVISKWRYAFEALKQTNDYKFLSAAGSLAKVMIRMLDLVLKKSLEDSKEPQTARILLYKLFYDQTEEGMTRFLLNLIKSFDTHKQSKSDLANLVETVHVVLRLLENLQARGTLRVSKKLRKRKKKAETKNENVCEPSVGDVSIQNEIGSSTCEEPNDVNMLEKETLTNDEFNTEADESIRDAIKVGETNPANLGCNNAEVDDRNITENDGLHTDDSSDEQPILADEVDFKVSTLVSALASNTIIQKLCWLLKFYKTNSIMTNHYIVTVLRRICDDLELSPMLYQLSLLTIFFDILEEQKSRPHKEYENIVDFLTSLTRRMLRKMKNYPLLLVEVLFVKTRKESHYINCGSMLNELNSIKNESGEGRNGTKKSGSGFFDDQKWVRRNLADALGDDDYDNQEEDDPFKENFQKFRQNPVEEMIEEIAISDRESSEEESGKLSSRRGNGLILTDEITGKLKDLYEKYKDNPECSTLIAGELDPDGDISKPQISKFLRQLGLKLPAKEKKQSSKTSNQLQGNKKDASKDTTHPNLTPTEKSSSPKRPLNSRKRVDAFSVSQEQEIKDLFEQFKDHKRCSYMIANALDSSGSISTSQVSRKLKQLGLVRPKKKPPASMHLRDEIVRKFPSEGAGNSDSETLSSLKIRGKHNRNGKHTDKSKIKKVARESPGDISDDELLSSVLAKTKKKPRISDDDDIVLDYAFGENLSDTNLVGRDTQISERADIVQSKQTGSKEIDVSVAKDSHDLATETIGEGTYEEALGDELADFDEDTQPVSITQESSASRRQRRMVIDFEDDEE, from the exons ATGGATGGATTATCAACCATTTGCGCTGGGCTAGGTATAGTCGAAGAAGATGACAATGGGAAGCGCATTGGATATAATAAGGGAGAGTATTGTTTAG ATAACTTGAAGGATCTATTAAGGTTTCTAAGGCGGGACGATCCGGAGAAAAGGGATGTGTTCAAGCAAATCTGTAAATGGAATACCGTGGGGAAGGATTTAATACCGATTATCGAGTATTTCCACGAAGATCGTAATTTGGTGTTGAATGCAG TGAAAGTGCTGGTATTTCTCACTATGCCCATTGAGCCTACATCGGTTGACATATCGCAGCAAATCGAGTATCTTTGGGGGCTGAAGTCTTCTATTACATTCAGTAATATTGTTCCAGTAATAGTGTCTCTTCTTGAAAACCCATTAGAAAATCTTGAAAG TGAATCTTTTACAGAGGATGACTGGAAACTTGTTCAGCTGGTCCTCACTTTATTTCGAAATGTCCTTGCTATTCAAGATATTTCAACCCAACAGAACGCTGAAGGATCAGCCACTCGGTTTCTATTTATTCGAGACAAATTTTTAGAATTATTGTTCCAGGAAAATGTTATGGACCTGATTTTGGTATTATCACAACACACTGGTGGTTCTCAGGGCTACCTTCGTCAAGATAACTTGCTTTTACTAGAGACTTACTATCACATATTTAAAGGTCAAAATCCTGAGTTGATTGCAAAAGCATACTTGAAGAGCTATGAG GTTGAAGATGATTCTGAAAATTTAGTTAGCAGTCTCCAGTCCTTCATGACAGAGGAACAAGAGAAAAGAAGGCTTACTAGATTTCACAATCTAAGTTGCTATTCAAAGTTTACTGGAACATATACGAGAGTCACCTTG GATGGTTCTAAAGCACTTCTGAAGGGAAACCCTTCTCCTTCTGATGATGCTTTGTTAAAAGGTCCTAAAGTTATCCGAGGTCCATCCAAACGAGAGAAATGGGAACATAGAGAACTACcgtcaacaaaaaataaaacccTGCAATTACTTGATGGTTTTATAAGCCAATTTCTGATGGGAGGATACAATG TTCTGATGCAGTCAATCCGTGAGGATATTGATAAAGAGCATCTTGAGATTCAGAGCACTGATGTTATCATGTTTTTTAAGGTTGCTGAGTTTGTCACATCTTTTCAGTATCACAAGTGTGTAGCTTCTAAG CCTAGTATTGATGCTAACAATGAGGAGACAGCAAATTCTCTTGATGACGATGCCTTGTTTAAAGGTAGCATATGCGGCCCAATTGCTGAAACATTGACTGAGTCGATGTTTCTACTGGTCATTTCAAAATGGCGATATGCATTTGAAGCCTTGAAACAAACAAATGATTATAAGTTTCTTTCAGCAGCAGGGTCCCTTGCAAAAGTTATG ATACGAATGCTGGATTTGGTGCTAAAGAAATCCCTAGAAGATTCAAAAGAACCTCAGACAGCTCGCATTCTTCTATACAAGTTATTCTATGATCAAACTGAGGAAGGGATGACTCGATTTCTCTTGAATCTGATTAAATCCTTTGACACTCATAAACAATCTAAAAG TGATCTTGCCAACTTGGTGGAAACTGTGCATGTGGTTCTGCGACTACTGGAAAACCTCCAAGCACGAGGCACTCTGAGG GTCTCAAAAAAgttgagaaagagaaaaaagaaggCAGAAACCAAGAATGAAAATGTTTGTGAACCAAGTGTCGGTGATGTTAGTATCCAGAATGAGATAGGCAGCTCCACTTGTGAAGAACCAAATGATGTCAACATGTTGGAAAAAGAGACATTAACAAATGACGAGTTTAATACAGAGGCTGATGAAAGCATCAGGGATGCCATTAAGGTTGGTGAAACGAATCCAGCCAACCTGGGATGCAACAATGCAGAGGTGGATGACAGAAATATTACTGAAAACGATGGTCTGCACACTGATGATTCTTCTGATGAGCAGCCAATATTGGCAGATGAAGTTGATTTTAAGGTATCTACTTTGGTATCCGCTCTTGCTAGCAACACTATTATTCAGAAGTTGTGCTGGTTGCTGAAGTTCTATAAGACCAATTCCATCATGACGAATCATTATATAGTAACTGTGCTCCGACGTATTTGTGATGATCTTGAACTGTCCCCGATGCTGTATCAG CTATCACTCCTCACAATATTCTTTGATATCCTGGAAGAGCAGAAATCAAGGCCACACAAAGAATATGAAAACATTGTCGACTTTTTGACAAGTTTGACACGGAGAATGCTGCGGAAAATGAAGAATTATCCCCTTCTTTTGGTTGAAGTTCTATTTGTGAAGACACGAAAAGAAAGCCATTATATAAATTGTGGATCTATGCTAAATGAGCTAAACAGTATAAAAAATGAATCTGGGGAAGGCAGAAATGGAACCAAAAAGAGTGGAAGTGGCTTTTTTGATGATCAAAAATGGGTTCGCAGGAATTTAGCTGATGCCCTAGGTGATGATGATTATGACAACCAAGA GGAAGATGATCCTTTCAAAGAAAACTTTCAGAAGTTCAGGCAAAATCCAGTGGAAGAAATGATTGAAGAGATTGCAATATCTGACAG GGAGAGTTCTGAAGAGGAATCTGGCAAGCTATCATCAAGGAGAGGAAATGGCCTTATACTTACTGATGAAATTACTGGAAAGCTTAAGGATCTCTATGAAAA GTATAAGGATAACCCAGAATGTAGTACGCTCATTGCTGGAGAGCTTGATCCAGATGGAGATATTTCAAAACCACAAATTTCTAAGTTTCTTAGACAGCTTGGACTTAAACTGCCAGCTAAAGAAAAGAAGCAAAGCTCTAAAACCTCCAATCAACTTCAGGGAAACAAGAAGGATGCTTCAAAAGATACGACTCATCCCAATTTAACTCCAACAGAGAAAAGTTCATCCCCAAAGAGACCACT GAACTCTAGAAAAAGGGTAGATGCATTTAGTGTTAGTCAGGAACAGGAGATCAAAGATTTATTCGAACA GTTCAAAGATCACAAGAGGTGCAGCTACATGATTGCTAATGCACTAGATAGCAGTGGCAGCATTTCCACCTCTCAGGTTTCTAGAAAACTTAAGCAACTTGGCCTTGTTAGGCCAAAAAAGAAGCCTCCGGCTAGCATGCATTTGAGGGATGAGATTGTAAGAAAATTTCCTTCAGAAGGTGCAGGCAACTCTGATAGTGAAACATTATCGTCTCTGAAGATTAG GGGCAAACATAATCGAAATGGAAAGCACACTGATAAGAGTAAAATTAAGAAGGTAGCACGGGAATCTCCAGGAGACATCTCTGATGATGAATTACTTAGCTCTGTATTGGC gaaaacaaagaaaaaaccCCGTATCAGTGATGATGACGATATAGTTCTGGATTATGCATTCGGGGAGAATTTATCTGATACCAACTTAGTTGGCAGGGATACCCAAATCTCAGAGAG GGCCGATATAGTACAATCCAAGCAGACGGGTTCCAAAGAGATTGATGTTTCAGTTGCTAAAGACTCTCATGACTTAGCAACTGAAACAATTGGAGAGGGAACTTACGAAGAAGCTCTCGGTGATGAACTGGCGGATTTTGATGAAGACACACAGCCCGTAAGCATCACACAGGAAAGTAGTGCATCGAGAAGGCAGAGGAGGATGGTGATCGACTTTGAAGATGATGAGGAATAA
- the LOC121751461 gene encoding protein timeless homolog isoform X1: protein MDGLSTICAGLGIVEEDDNGKRIGYNKGEYCLDNLKDLLRFLRRDDPEKRDVFKQICKWNTVGKDLIPIIEYFHEDRNLVLNAVKVLVFLTMPIEPTSVDISQQIEYLWGLKSSITFSNIVPVIVSLLENPLENLESESFTEDDWKLVQLVLTLFRNVLAIQDISTQQNAEGSATRFLFIRDKFLELLFQENVMDLILVLSQHTGGSQGYLRQDNLLLLETYYHIFKGQNPELIAKAYLKSYEVEDDSENLVSSLQSFMTEEQEKRRLTRFHNLSCYSKFTGTYTRVTLDGSKALLKGNPSPSDDALLKGPKVIRGPSKREKWEHRELPSTKNKTLQLLDGFISQFLMGGYNVLMQSIREDIDKEHLEIQSTDVIMFFKVAEFVTSFQYHKCVASKPSIDANNEETANSLDDDALFKGSICGPIAETLTESMFLLVISKWRYAFEALKQTNDYKFLSAAGSLAKVMIRMLDLVLKKSLEDSKEPQTARILLYKLFYDQTEEGMTRFLLNLIKSFDTHKQSKSDLANLVETVHVVLRLLENLQARGTLRVSKKLRKRKKKAETKNENVCEPSVGDVSIQNEIGSSTCEEPNDVNMLEKETLTNDEFNTEADESIRDAIKVGETNPANLGCNNAEVDDRNITENDGLHTDDSSDEQPILADEVDFKVSTLVSALASNTIIQKLCWLLKFYKTNSIMTNHYIVTVLRRICDDLELSPMLYQLSLLTIFFDILEEQKSRPHKEYENIVDFLTSLTRRMLRKMKNYPLLLVEVLFVKTRKESHYINCGSMLNELNSIKNESGEGRNGTKKSGSGFFDDQKWVRRNLADALGDDDYDNQEEDDPFKENFQKFRQNPVEEMIEEIAISDRESSEEESGKLSSRRGNGLILTDEITGKLKDLYEKYKDNPECSTLIAGELDPDGDISKPQISKFLRQLGLKLPAKEKKQSSKTSNQLQGNKKDASKDTTHPNLTPTEKSSSPKRPLNSRKRVDAFSVSQEQEIKDLFEQFKDHKRCSYMIANALDSSGSISTSQVSRKLKQLGLVRPKKKPPASMHLRDEIVRKFPSEGAGNSDSETLSSLKIRGKHNRNGKHTDKSKIKKVARESPGDISDDELLSSVLAKTKKKPRISDDDDIVLDYAFGENLSDTNLVGRDTQISESIRADIVQSKQTGSKEIDVSVAKDSHDLATETIGEGTYEEALGDELADFDEDTQPVSITQESSASRRQRRMVIDFEDDEE from the exons ATGGATGGATTATCAACCATTTGCGCTGGGCTAGGTATAGTCGAAGAAGATGACAATGGGAAGCGCATTGGATATAATAAGGGAGAGTATTGTTTAG ATAACTTGAAGGATCTATTAAGGTTTCTAAGGCGGGACGATCCGGAGAAAAGGGATGTGTTCAAGCAAATCTGTAAATGGAATACCGTGGGGAAGGATTTAATACCGATTATCGAGTATTTCCACGAAGATCGTAATTTGGTGTTGAATGCAG TGAAAGTGCTGGTATTTCTCACTATGCCCATTGAGCCTACATCGGTTGACATATCGCAGCAAATCGAGTATCTTTGGGGGCTGAAGTCTTCTATTACATTCAGTAATATTGTTCCAGTAATAGTGTCTCTTCTTGAAAACCCATTAGAAAATCTTGAAAG TGAATCTTTTACAGAGGATGACTGGAAACTTGTTCAGCTGGTCCTCACTTTATTTCGAAATGTCCTTGCTATTCAAGATATTTCAACCCAACAGAACGCTGAAGGATCAGCCACTCGGTTTCTATTTATTCGAGACAAATTTTTAGAATTATTGTTCCAGGAAAATGTTATGGACCTGATTTTGGTATTATCACAACACACTGGTGGTTCTCAGGGCTACCTTCGTCAAGATAACTTGCTTTTACTAGAGACTTACTATCACATATTTAAAGGTCAAAATCCTGAGTTGATTGCAAAAGCATACTTGAAGAGCTATGAG GTTGAAGATGATTCTGAAAATTTAGTTAGCAGTCTCCAGTCCTTCATGACAGAGGAACAAGAGAAAAGAAGGCTTACTAGATTTCACAATCTAAGTTGCTATTCAAAGTTTACTGGAACATATACGAGAGTCACCTTG GATGGTTCTAAAGCACTTCTGAAGGGAAACCCTTCTCCTTCTGATGATGCTTTGTTAAAAGGTCCTAAAGTTATCCGAGGTCCATCCAAACGAGAGAAATGGGAACATAGAGAACTACcgtcaacaaaaaataaaacccTGCAATTACTTGATGGTTTTATAAGCCAATTTCTGATGGGAGGATACAATG TTCTGATGCAGTCAATCCGTGAGGATATTGATAAAGAGCATCTTGAGATTCAGAGCACTGATGTTATCATGTTTTTTAAGGTTGCTGAGTTTGTCACATCTTTTCAGTATCACAAGTGTGTAGCTTCTAAG CCTAGTATTGATGCTAACAATGAGGAGACAGCAAATTCTCTTGATGACGATGCCTTGTTTAAAGGTAGCATATGCGGCCCAATTGCTGAAACATTGACTGAGTCGATGTTTCTACTGGTCATTTCAAAATGGCGATATGCATTTGAAGCCTTGAAACAAACAAATGATTATAAGTTTCTTTCAGCAGCAGGGTCCCTTGCAAAAGTTATG ATACGAATGCTGGATTTGGTGCTAAAGAAATCCCTAGAAGATTCAAAAGAACCTCAGACAGCTCGCATTCTTCTATACAAGTTATTCTATGATCAAACTGAGGAAGGGATGACTCGATTTCTCTTGAATCTGATTAAATCCTTTGACACTCATAAACAATCTAAAAG TGATCTTGCCAACTTGGTGGAAACTGTGCATGTGGTTCTGCGACTACTGGAAAACCTCCAAGCACGAGGCACTCTGAGG GTCTCAAAAAAgttgagaaagagaaaaaagaaggCAGAAACCAAGAATGAAAATGTTTGTGAACCAAGTGTCGGTGATGTTAGTATCCAGAATGAGATAGGCAGCTCCACTTGTGAAGAACCAAATGATGTCAACATGTTGGAAAAAGAGACATTAACAAATGACGAGTTTAATACAGAGGCTGATGAAAGCATCAGGGATGCCATTAAGGTTGGTGAAACGAATCCAGCCAACCTGGGATGCAACAATGCAGAGGTGGATGACAGAAATATTACTGAAAACGATGGTCTGCACACTGATGATTCTTCTGATGAGCAGCCAATATTGGCAGATGAAGTTGATTTTAAGGTATCTACTTTGGTATCCGCTCTTGCTAGCAACACTATTATTCAGAAGTTGTGCTGGTTGCTGAAGTTCTATAAGACCAATTCCATCATGACGAATCATTATATAGTAACTGTGCTCCGACGTATTTGTGATGATCTTGAACTGTCCCCGATGCTGTATCAG CTATCACTCCTCACAATATTCTTTGATATCCTGGAAGAGCAGAAATCAAGGCCACACAAAGAATATGAAAACATTGTCGACTTTTTGACAAGTTTGACACGGAGAATGCTGCGGAAAATGAAGAATTATCCCCTTCTTTTGGTTGAAGTTCTATTTGTGAAGACACGAAAAGAAAGCCATTATATAAATTGTGGATCTATGCTAAATGAGCTAAACAGTATAAAAAATGAATCTGGGGAAGGCAGAAATGGAACCAAAAAGAGTGGAAGTGGCTTTTTTGATGATCAAAAATGGGTTCGCAGGAATTTAGCTGATGCCCTAGGTGATGATGATTATGACAACCAAGA GGAAGATGATCCTTTCAAAGAAAACTTTCAGAAGTTCAGGCAAAATCCAGTGGAAGAAATGATTGAAGAGATTGCAATATCTGACAG GGAGAGTTCTGAAGAGGAATCTGGCAAGCTATCATCAAGGAGAGGAAATGGCCTTATACTTACTGATGAAATTACTGGAAAGCTTAAGGATCTCTATGAAAA GTATAAGGATAACCCAGAATGTAGTACGCTCATTGCTGGAGAGCTTGATCCAGATGGAGATATTTCAAAACCACAAATTTCTAAGTTTCTTAGACAGCTTGGACTTAAACTGCCAGCTAAAGAAAAGAAGCAAAGCTCTAAAACCTCCAATCAACTTCAGGGAAACAAGAAGGATGCTTCAAAAGATACGACTCATCCCAATTTAACTCCAACAGAGAAAAGTTCATCCCCAAAGAGACCACT GAACTCTAGAAAAAGGGTAGATGCATTTAGTGTTAGTCAGGAACAGGAGATCAAAGATTTATTCGAACA GTTCAAAGATCACAAGAGGTGCAGCTACATGATTGCTAATGCACTAGATAGCAGTGGCAGCATTTCCACCTCTCAGGTTTCTAGAAAACTTAAGCAACTTGGCCTTGTTAGGCCAAAAAAGAAGCCTCCGGCTAGCATGCATTTGAGGGATGAGATTGTAAGAAAATTTCCTTCAGAAGGTGCAGGCAACTCTGATAGTGAAACATTATCGTCTCTGAAGATTAG GGGCAAACATAATCGAAATGGAAAGCACACTGATAAGAGTAAAATTAAGAAGGTAGCACGGGAATCTCCAGGAGACATCTCTGATGATGAATTACTTAGCTCTGTATTGGC gaaaacaaagaaaaaaccCCGTATCAGTGATGATGACGATATAGTTCTGGATTATGCATTCGGGGAGAATTTATCTGATACCAACTTAGTTGGCAGGGATACCCAAATCTCAGAGAG TATCAGGGCCGATATAGTACAATCCAAGCAGACGGGTTCCAAAGAGATTGATGTTTCAGTTGCTAAAGACTCTCATGACTTAGCAACTGAAACAATTGGAGAGGGAACTTACGAAGAAGCTCTCGGTGATGAACTGGCGGATTTTGATGAAGACACACAGCCCGTAAGCATCACACAGGAAAGTAGTGCATCGAGAAGGCAGAGGAGGATGGTGATCGACTTTGAAGATGATGAGGAATAA